The DNA sequence CGCCGAGGAAGAATCCCTTCTCGTGGCCCGGCACCTTCACGCCGCGCCCGTCGACGACGAGCTTCGCGCCTTCCTTGACGCCCGCCTCGACGTACTCGATCACCTTGGCGCGGTGCGCGCCCGTGACGAGCGGCCCCATGTCGGAGTCCTTTTCGGTCGGCAGGCCGACCTTCAAGCCCTTGAGACGCTCCTTCAGCAGCGCGATCAGCTTGTCGGCCGTCTCGTCGCCGACGGCGACCGCGACGGAGATCGCCATGCAGCGCTCCCCGGCCGAGCCGTACGCCGCGCCCATCAGCGCGTCCGCGGCCTGGTCCAGATCGGCGTCGGGCATCACGATCATGTGGTTCTTGGCGCCGCCCATCGCCTGCACGCGCTTGCCGTGCGCGGACGCCGTCGAGTAGACATGACGCGCGATGGGCGTCGAGCCGACGAAGCTCACGGCCTGGACGCGCGGGTCGGTCAGCAAGGCGTCCACCGCCTCCTTGTCCCCGAGCACGACGTTGAGAACGCCGGGGGGGCCGCCGGCCTCGAGGAAGAGCTCCGCCAGGCGCAGCGGGCACGAGGGGTCCTTCTCCGACGGTTTGAGGATGAAGGTATTGCCGCAGGCGATCGCGACCGCCGACATCCACAGCGGGACCATGGCCGGGAAGTTGAAGGGCGTGATGCCCGCCACGACGCCGAGCGGCTGGCGCATCGAGTGCATGTCGACGCCGGTGGAGACGCCGGGGGAGAACTCTCCTTTCAGGAGGTGCGGGATGCCGCAGGCGAACTCGACGACCTCGTTGCCGCGGATCAGGGACCCCTTGGCGTCGGCGTGGACCTTGCCGTGCTCGGAGGAGATCAGATCCGCGATCTCGTCGGCGTGCTTCTCGAGCAGGGCCTTGAACTTGAACATGACTCGCGCGCGCGCGATGGGGGAGGCGGCGGCCCAGGCCGGGAAGGCCTCCGCGGCGTTCGCGACGGCGGCCTCGACCTCGGATTTGGAGGCGAACGGGGCGCGCGAGGCGACGAGGCCCGTCGACGGGTTGAAGACGTCGCCGAAGCGTCCGCTCTTGCCGGACACCTTCTTTCCGCCGATGAAATGTCGAAGCTCTTGAGGCATGAGTCCTCCGGGCGGCGATTTCGCCGCCTGGATTATTGTACCTCAACTCAGGCGCGTCCCATGGAGGGTTTGCAGATGCCCTGTATTTCGAGGCCGTTCCGGGGCTACAAAACCGCAGCGAAAACTTATTCCCTTCGCCATGGCGGGCGGAGGGATAATCGGATTGAGTTTGCCATGAGCAAGCCGAACATCAAGGCACAACGTCTGGCCGCGCTGTTCTTGCTTGGCAACGCGCTCTTCAACTATCCCCTGCTGGCGCTCTTCAACCGGCCCGTGATGCTGGGCGGATTTCCGCTGTTGCTTGTGTATATGTTCTCCGCCTGGGCGCTCCTGATCGTTCTCCTGGCGCTGGCGAGCGAGAGGAAATAGCCGTGCCGGCCTGGGTCATCGTCCTCGCCGGCGGGTCCTACCTCGGTCTGCTCTTCGTCATCGCCTACCGCGGCGACAAGGCGGCCGATGCCGGACGCAGCATGATCGCCAATCCCTACGTGTACGCGCTATCGCTCGGCGTCTACGCCACCGCCTGGACGTACTACGGCAGCGTCGGTCGCGCCGCCGCCAGCGGCGTCGGCTTCCTGCCCGTCCACCTCGGCCCGACCATCATGGCCGCCCTGTGGTGGGCGGTGCTGCGCAAGATCATCCGCATCGCCAAGGACAACCGCATTACCTCGCTTGCCGACTTCATCTCCTCGCGCTACGGAAAAAGCGCGGCGCTGGCCGGTCTGACGACGGTGATCGCGGCGGCCGGCGTCACGCCCTACATCTCCCTGCAGTTGAAAGCGGTCTCCACCAGCTTCACCGTCCTGCGCGCCTATCCCGAGATCCTGACGATCGCGCCGGGGGCGCAAAGGGTCTGGCACGACACCTCGTTCTACACCGCCCTGATACTGGCCGCCTTCACGCTCGTCTTCGGCACCCGCAAGCTCGACGCAGCCGAGCGCCACGAGGGCATGGTCGCGGCGATCGCCTTCGAATCGGTGATCAAGCTCCTGGCCTTCCTCGCCGTCGGCGTCTACGTCACCTGGTTCCTGTTCGACGGCTTCACCGACATCTTCGCCCGGGCGGCCCGGGTGCCCCGCCTCGCCTCGGAGTTCACCATCGGCGGCGGAGAGGTCGACATCTACCACAGCTGGGCCTCGAGCATCTCGCTGGCTTTCCTCGGCATGCTGGCCAGCCTGTTCCTGCCGCGGCAGTTCCAGCTGGCGGTGGTCGAAAACGTCGACGAGGCCCACTTGAACAAGGCGATCTGGCTCTTTCCTCTCTATCTCTTCCTGTTCAACATCTTCACCTTCTCCGTCGCCTACGGCGGCGCTCTGAGCTTCCCCGACGGCCGCGTGGACCCCGACACCTACGTCCTCGCCGTGCCGATGTCCGGACAGCAGCGAGCCCT is a window from the Elusimicrobiota bacterium genome containing:
- a CDS encoding CoA-acylating methylmalonate-semialdehyde dehydrogenase produces the protein MPQELRHFIGGKKVSGKSGRFGDVFNPSTGLVASRAPFASKSEVEAAVANAAEAFPAWAAASPIARARVMFKFKALLEKHADEIADLISSEHGKVHADAKGSLIRGNEVVEFACGIPHLLKGEFSPGVSTGVDMHSMRQPLGVVAGITPFNFPAMVPLWMSAVAIACGNTFILKPSEKDPSCPLRLAELFLEAGGPPGVLNVVLGDKEAVDALLTDPRVQAVSFVGSTPIARHVYSTASAHGKRVQAMGGAKNHMIVMPDADLDQAADALMGAAYGSAGERCMAISVAVAVGDETADKLIALLKERLKGLKVGLPTEKDSDMGPLVTGAHRAKVIEYVEAGVKEGAKLVVDGRGVKVPGHEKGFFLGGCLFDGVTAAMRIYKEEIFGPVLCVMRAKDFEDALRLPNDHEFGNGVSIFTRDGDAAREFSSRVQAGMVGVNVPIPVPLAFYSFGGWKNSAFGDANQHGTDGVRFYTRTKTVTSRWPAGIRKGAQFTMPTHG